The Nerophis lumbriciformis linkage group LG09, RoL_Nlum_v2.1, whole genome shotgun sequence nucleotide sequence ggcaccacacgattcgattcgatttgattctagggtctaacaattcgattcagaatcaattctcaattcaaaatctatactttttcaATAACagtggatgccagttctatgattaactacattcctccataaaatagataaacagctctgatcgatgtctatattacttaaaagaaaactggttgtccatccatccattttctaccgcttgtcaaatacaaataaggcaacaagaaaagtatccaactcttctcttttctaaaataaatatgtacagcagatatgggcatctacatcaacaacatgcctgagtggctggacaggatggactggaaaaataaatatatgttttttgtttttttttaatagatttttttggtttttttcaatCAATTAAGAAtttttacaaataagaatcgcgattaccgtatttttcggagtataagtcgcaccggagtataagtcgcacctgccgaaaatgcataataaagaaggaaaaaaacatatataagtcacactggagcccggccaaactatgaaaaaaactgcgacttatagtccgaaaaatacggtagtctgatAAATGATTTTTTAATTTACATGTAATGTCAGATTATCAAGACAAACTTTGCCTACCTTAAaaagggaactgcatttttgggggtaattttgtctattgttcacaatcattatgaaagacatgacgacggatgattttttttttcatgcattctaaatatatataaaagtcTGCttgcagcggagccaatgggacatcctctattctgcccataaaatccaagaAATAACCATTAAAAGAGtgccaataatactccatttacattttgtgacttgattattaaccaagtattagtgatattggcattataagcgctaatgtagACAAACTATTTCTAGCGACGCTGCGATAACGATGTTGTATAGAATTTCAACATGATCGACTGGCGAGGTGTTGCCTCGCTTCCTTGcttcctggaagtttattgtagatcttaAATCATGTCTGTCACCTGAAAGCAGATGGCTGAGGACgtactctgacaagttggtacactttgacagccatttacgacccggaaatggcgagaacgacgcgaaaagacgcttggtcgcCCCACTACCCCGTTTCATCGCGAGGAtcatgagacattcttcatctaaacgcagaccttgcacagtaagtgatgttctattatgtttgttggctctcataaagtctgcagtgagtagtaatcagtgatgaaggaaaaaaaagcaacccttgtgatgtgtttttttaaagtaatgcgccgcgtatgtttaaaatgagcaaaattcgtaaatattaaatgttataattcattattacattatatacatacttacatcatgtaaataaaaccctgatggaagtgtttggatgtttttcaagCGCAGAATTGAGCGgctcctataggctccattgtaagctgacttttgattgcatttattcagtatttagaatgtataaaaaaaatgtacatccattgtcatgtctttcattatgattgtgaatgataggcaaaattcccaaaaaagtgcagttcccctttaaagctaatGTTAGCCGATCTGAACGATGCCACTATTATTCTTTTACTGTTAAAACTCAAAATACAACTCTAAAACAGAACAAAAATGAGCGTTTTGATTATGAATTTTGCCTTGCCGTCGCTGTTTCTTGAACAAGACTGTGTCACTCTGTCAAAAAGGTATGCCACTAAAGCTTGATTAATATACAGGTCAAGGCATGTAAATGAAactattattttcatttttagaGCAACTTATAGGCGGAATAAATTACTCCCATtaactgcattgttagccgcctcttactacatacttgccaaccttgagacctccgatttcgggaggtggggggtgggggcgtggtcgggggtggggcagggcgtggttgggggcgtggttaagaggggaggagtatattgacagctagaattctccaagttaagtatttcatatatatatatatatatatatatatatatatgtgaaatacttgacttttgcatattttcaggatatatatatatatatatgtatatatataaaatatatatatatatatatatatatatatatatatatatattagagatgcgcggataggcaattatttcatccgcaaccgcatcagaaagtcgtcaaccatccgcaatccacccgatctaacatttgatcagaaccgcatccgcccgcacccgcccgttgttatatatctaatatagacgatgcaaggcattagtgagattataaagcttttgcctgttaaagaaaggagactgatccaatgcatcacagacattcgcgtgccacgctgtcacgacccagacgcacaccagtgcgcaatcatatgggagccgcgctgagcgcacctccaagcgcatctcgctgccggcgacggccgggtatatgggcccgacgctccagcgccatccattttcagggctagttgattcggcaggtgggttgttacacactccttagtgggttccaacttccatggccaccgtcctagctgctgtctatatcaaccagagtgagccccacccctttcgtgagcgcactgcgcgcggagtgacccctgttacgcacccccggcaacaggggtggcgggcaggtaagctgcgcgggcaggtaagctgcgcgggcggagcgcgcggagtgacccctgttacgagcccccggccacgggggtggcgggcaggtaagctgcttacctgctgcgcgtgacgccggccgcggcgaaggcggacgaggcggacgaggcggggtgtcggtgcggtgggcgcggtggtgaccctggacgtgcgtcgggcccttctcgcggatcacctcagctacggctcccggtggggccctctcgggggaaggggcctcggtcccggaccccggcgaggcgtcccttctccgctccgtaaaagtgtccatctcttttctttttttttttctgttgtggcatatgctgcaggtgcctgctcgtttttcgtatgtgggtaacaacatttaactatgtatatatatttccgaattggtttaactgccacccgcctgaatctatttaaaatctaatttttttttatttcaaccacccgacccgacccgacccgcggataaaatcaaattttttttaatttcatccgcccgatcggcggataatccgcggactccgcgattgtgcccgcaaaccgcgcatctctaatatatatatatatatatatatatatatatatatatatatatatatatatatatatatatcctgaaaatatgcaaacaaaactgtgtttagataattgatactacaaacttgcataaataaatcttaaggaatataacataacttggcttctgagagcttcaaaatgtaatgaataaaatgctaaagttgttgataaacaagcaattattttaataattaaatatggtcattttaaatgaattattatgataatttaaaatgtattatttcaaatatgtttattttaatgtataattctaatgcctggatgtaataaggagtcagaaaaaatacaaataaaaatacaattaattttgatgtttttagcaaaatatagtaaaaatgtatttagttttaaaattaataaatatatttatttttaggtaagataaacataataatacaatttatctctcgtctggataatgtatttcttgtcaccctgttgtcctcccgttgtgaaaaaaggctgtcctcactcaggtgcatggagctggagggggtgtggcctccagctccggctgaaaatcgggagattttcgggagaatatttgtcctgggaggttttcgggagaggcgctaaatttcgtgagtctcccggaaaatctgggagggttggcaagtatgtcttactagcagtttttcactatttagaacgcacagaaaagcGAAAGACGTGTATAGGGATTATAGGTAATGGGCagtattccccccaaaaagtgcagttttcctttaagaatgcattatttgtgcCAAAAACATTACTCATGTGTGTCCAAGTGTGTTGCAAATTAATTTgctaacttttcaaaataaaaagttGCTTACACCAGTAAATAATGTTTTTTGTCGCTTTATTACTTTGCAAATGCTATCTGGTCATACAGTATTTAAACAATTTAACAATTCTaagaaagtaaataaacaatTCAATAATGGGACAACTTCATCTGTGCATATGTGACTGTTCTTGGTATGTCAGTCAAGTTGAATAAACAAAGCTGTATTTGTATTTCCAATTCAAGTAAATCTAATAAGATTGGAATGAAGCCCAACATGAGAAGAGCTGACCTTTCACCTCTCGACTGTTTTCACTGTAGGATGATAATTAAATCGGGAGAGGAGAAACGAAAGCGACTTTTTCTGACATCTAGGCCACTGAgacttttttttgtaactttGTTTGGCAACAGAGACAGTTTCTAAAAATATAGGATTGAATGGAAAAGGGAAGTAGCATCTCCGACTCGTCTGCTCGGCCCTTCCTGCAGTCTTTCGGTCCATCTGTGCATATAACGGAAAAACTTAGGTGAAAATGCTGCTGCTCCATCTGTACGCCTTCACCTGTGTTGTTGTCGTCGCAGGTAAGTCTAGACTTCAAAAGGTACATTTTGCaggcatataaatacatattttttttggtgAGGGAAAGAGTTGAATCTGAAATTGTTGGCTGTAACTGCTATTTATCTTTCAtttcttgtttttttgtaattatttggtgtattattttttatttttaactataTTTTTCTCCAGTACATATTATTAAaggtaaataaaatatttattatgattatttttattatcCAACTGTAGAATAAACACCACTAGTACAAGAACCAAATCGTTTTAAATAGGGTTTTtttgtggggggcgggggggtctgAAATTTAAATCTGAAATTTTTGTCTGTTTCTGTATTttgagtagattttttttttactttatatattattaaataaaactatgtttttctttttttatatattgtaataaaatattatttggtgataaaaaaatatgtatcatAAAGTATTAGTATTTATCATGTGTTGGAacaaagcagtgtttcttaacctttgTTAACCCATTGTTGGCCCACAAGCGCTTCTCGAGtgcagtaaaaaaaatctgtttcttagctgtaatacacttttccaccacttgtggcagtaatgacaatatcaaacaaactaaAGAAGTCTGGCACTAAAGTCGTAaataagtttcttaagcgcaaacattatgactaaagtggtgaagatgtattttcatttgcactttaatcctcttgacagtttatttcagaaacatattattatgtattgtcaATTTAGTTGGAATTCACTCATTTTAGCCCTACgtttcaatttatttttataacttattttgtgtcccttcttttgcagtatatttgattaggttTGTTTTTCTACTCAATCTGacataagccttgataataatctttcatagctttcatatcatttgacaagttttatcctgttaaactgtaagtaggtaacatataattattgaatatgttttaaatcaagagtaagattactaattcaccgTTGATATTTGTGTGGGCCCAGagtccctctgtagtggaaaagttgggtcctgAGATCGAAAAAAGTAAGAcccctggaataaaaaaagacactcACTCGAAGCTAATGACAATATGCTAATTTGATAGCCATATAAGCTCTAGCATGAAGCACATTGATTTATTGTTATAATCAATCAAtgagtttttacctggttaaataaaggaaactGGTTGAATCAGTGTTGGCAGAAAGTAACTTAATTATAAATAGGGTAGCTTAAAGAattacacatatgtttttttttcccgctTGTTTGTTGGTTTGTTTGTGTTGTTCAGATCACGAGATGTAAACGGAGCCTTTtcggcagtttttggatgttttttagagggctttatggcccCAATAGAATACTCCCATTAGCTGTATTGTTAGTCACCTTATAATTGTCGTATTTTACAAATTGTAATGCATAAAAAAGGAAAGACATATGTCAGGTTTATTCAACTGCcaacccgcgggccacatccggcccaccaaagcttttaatttggccctccgaacaacacccaaataggatggatgaaaccattcaaaacagGGTTGCACATGTATGCCGTACTTCCGCCACCCCCTAAGTGGCAACAgcaaggcatatgtgtcacaatgaagcagcaataggtgagtagaagaagatggcACTATCGACCCTGAAATACATCTTAATAAATCgcgaaaatcagatttttaacagcgactggacaacaaagtatgaatgtattgaaattgctgactttttgatgtcttttgtattcgtggtcgtgttgtttttggttccataactctggcgatcaaaactgatttaaataaatgtagcgctaaatttgaccagcaGGATTAATTATGTTAAATCACACGTGTGCAATGTTTTTCCTGTGTGTATAAACACTAacccttctattttatttatgtaaaatacacgactggcattatttatgtaaaatgcacaatggacgttatacttttgtaatctTTATATTTTTAGTCCTGCAAATCTAAATAAAGGAAGACGAATAAATAAAACTGAGGCagtaaaaataattcaaaagaaggaacatcaatcatcaacaaaacttagcttctgtttaattatgctgttaactatctgtctagctacACACGCTGGAaatgagtagcgagggcagaataatacatttattgacagtgcagtgtcaaagctgatgtgtttactttgtaattacTTTGTaataaacacagtctcaaaggaatataacctgcgaaggcactttctaaagaaaaaatccaaattttgatgtccggcccctgagaccttgggctcttgaaactgcggcctttttcattatgtagttgaataatcctgacatatgtgtttttgttttacttaggCATTGTGGATCATaggcaaaattgaaaaaaaaaaagtacagttcgtatttaaaggagccatagtgtctagatcaggggtccccaaactttttgactcgggggccgcattgggttaaaaaaatttggccaggggccgggttgtgtgtgtgtgtgtgtgtgtgtgtgtgtgtgtgtgtgtgtgtgtgtgtgtgtgtgtgtgtgtgtgtgtgagtgtccgccctgagatcggtaggttgtgagttcaaaccccggccgagtcatacccaagactataaaaatgggacccattacctccctgcttggcactcagcaccaagggttggaattggggattaaatcaccaaaaaatattcccgggcgtggcaccgctgctgcccactgctcccctcacctcccagggggtgaacaaagggctgggtcaaatgcagaggacaaatttcaccacacctagtgtgtgtgtgacaatcattggtactttaacttttatatatatatatatatatatatgataaatgataaatgggttgtacttgtatagcgcttttctaccttcaaggtactcaaagcgctttgacactacttccacatttacccattcacacacacattcacacactgatggagggagctgccatgcaaggcgctaaccagcacccatcaggagcaagggtgtcttgctcaggacacaacggacatgacgaggttggtactaggtggggattgaaccagggaccctcgggtcgcgcacggccactcttccactgcgccacgccgtcccaatatatatatatatatatatatatatatatatatatatatatatatatatatatatatatatatatatatatatatatatatatatatatatatatatatatatatatatatatatatatatatatatatatatatatatatatatatatatatatatatatatatatatatatatatatatatatatatatatatatatatatatatatatatattcctcacgcactaattgagtaaaagagtgcgcacttgccgCACGCTTGCCCGACACTGCTgcgcgagcgcgatgatgtcacgttatcgatgggaaaatgcattttttgacaatatgatttgcctgagcggctaggagaccccaagagtaacaagctgtagaaaatagattagaaaggacaaattaaaaaaaaacaacctgagaCTTCccccgggccggattttggacgctggcgggccgtattcggggaccactggtctagatgaCCAAAATGTCACTAATAAgttctctttatgtattttttactcTTGAAAATGTATGCGGCAGTAATTTCCCTTAATATCAATTTGTTTTTGAGTAATCATAGATAACTCACTGTACTAATGTACCTTTCCATCACCACACTCGATATGCCGCCCCGCCCCCCTTGGTGGGACGTCATCCACAGAACTGGAGCCCAATCTCCCATATAGTGTGGATAAAGGCCTCTACCACAATttgggatgaagatgctaccaaaacacataccacacaatatgaaattgcctccaaTCTTCTGTAGGTGACGCCAGCGGGCTGAGGCAGGCCCGAACACATTTTGGAGCTGAAAGTTGGCATTCCAAAATGTGCGGAAACTTGTTAGagaacaagcctaaaatcactactgaGTCCATTTTAGGGGGGATTTGACCTGTAGATATAATTTTTAGGTCTAGAACTatgaatgttgtcagcattagaggggccctGTAAGCGTCAATGGTGCCAGAAATGTAAGGTTTATTGTGAAGAAAATGGTGGGAAAACAATATATGTCAgttgtgttttaatgtagacaatcATTTGACTTTGTGTCAATGCATGTGCGTCAGCGGGTTCCGTGGAGACGGTGGTGGGGCTGGCAGGGAGGAGAGTGGCGTTGCCGTGCCGCGTGGAGGCGGCCAAGCAGAGAGGCGTGCACGTGTGTTGGGGGAAAGGTACGCCGTCGCTGTTCTCCTGCCAAAACATGCTGGTCAACACGGCGGGCGAGCGGATGACATACAAAAGCTCATACAGGTATGCAATGCTGAAGGACTGCGAGTCCCAtagtaatttgacccctttaccAGAGAAATGGATGCTGAAAAATGAACTTTGACCTCAATTTTTGTGTGGATGCTGCCAACACAAGCCAGAGGCTGTGTGACAGGGGTTAATTGTAGCAAAATAGCTCTTGTTTTTAAGACACTTAGAGGACAAATGTATCCCATCTGTGCATGTGGTTGTCATGGTTACCGCCATCCTTCTGTGTGGCAGGTACTCTGTGTCTGTGTCTTCAAGCGCTGTCTCCTATCTCTCCATCTTCAACGTGCGGCCTTCAGACTCGGGCTTCTATCACTGCCGGGTTCAGCTGCCGGGCTTCTTCAACGACAAAACTTTCACCGTCCTCCTCATAGTCATTAAACGTCAGTGCGGCTTTATTTTGCGCTTCCTGGTGACCGTAACGCCACAAGTTTCTCTGTGCTCCTGCAGCATCCGGTAATCTGCATGCACCACAGACAACCAAAAGTGAGAACACACGAAGAGAAGTTCACTTTTATTTCGTATGAAAAATGCACTTATTCGGTTCTAACCtggacaggaagtgatgtcacagaGAGCGTGACCCTGCACAAAGAAGAAACAACTGGACCCCTAGTGGCACGAGTCGGGGTATGGTGCTAATAACAGCATTCGATTGTTTTCAGATATTTGACAAAAGCTTTTGGGTTCTTTTAGTCGTCTGTCCAACAGAGCAACTTCAACAATCTGCACACGTTCCTGGGACACACGATCCGCATGGCCTTCATCATCTTCATACCTGCCGTCCTACTGACTGCTGCTTACAgttaatacacacacactcacagtccTGTGATGCTACttctattcatttattatttctatttattgaAGTGTTTGCTTTACCTCCGCAGGGATCTGGCGGTCCAATCAGAAAGTTTGGACTGACAGAAGCATGAGCCAATCAGAAGAGAAAGAGGAGAATCTGTAGAGTTGTTTCCCCCCTATCTCTCTGGATGGTTATTATTTCCAGTCTTATGTTTAATATTGGAACATTATTTGCATTTTTGACGGTATGTATTTTATTAAACTGGGAAGTGTAATCataaatgatttttttctacTTATTCATTATATATCTgcatttaatgatttaattaatCAGTGAAATATGAGCCTCAATATTTCTATATAATCTATTACATTTTTATTCCATGGCCATGACTTAATAAacaattaatatattattttttaaatatatattatttaattgcatttttttctTTATGTATTTGCATTTCAATTATTTGATTAGTAAACGATAAACTattctaaaatattgtttttgaaccTATTGTTTGTTAGCTATTATATTTATTCCACTGCCAATTTATAAATTCAATGAACTTTTTAGTTATTAAATAACAattttaaatattgtattgtgtattaattattcattttaaaagttaaatactttaaataattatattaacttaattatgaaataaaggtgctgagtagtctggggttcaatcccaggctcgggatctttctgtgtggagtttgcatgttctccccgtgactgcgtgggttccctccgggtactccggcttcctcccacctccaaagacatgcacctggggataggttgattggcaacactaaatcggccctagtgtgtggatgtgagtgtgaatgttgtctgtctatctgtgttggccctgcgatgaggtggcgacttgtccagggtgtaccccgccttccgcccgattgtagctgagataggctgcagcgccccccgcgaccccgaagggaacaagcggtagaaaatggatggatggatggataattatgaAATAGTTAGCTCATAACCAAGATTTAATTCATGACCAATTCATCTATTTTGTGACCTTTTCAATTATTTGtagattaattttttttgttgcattttaattgttcaattaaattgtgaaatacaaCAAAagttaaagtgttgtaattatttattattactacattatattgcaTTTTCTATTACTATATTATTAATATAGTAATTCAATATAGGCATTGTGTTTGTAATTTTACAGTGTTTATTTAACTAAACTGGGAAGTGTAATCATAAATGATGTTTTCCATATTtaatgaaaaacatatttattcaATGAccaatttatatattttataaatgtttaaatgttttaaCTGACTTTAATTATTGAATTAATCTGTAAAATATAATATTTCATTATTATGTACAATCTATTAATTTATTATTCCTCAACCATGATCATTATTGAATGACTATATGAGCTTTTTAGATATTTAACGGCATTTTAATCATAACTGTATTTTCATTATTTAATTAACCAAGATTTAATTAATGACCAATGTATCTATTTTATGACCTTTTCAGTTATTTCGTATTATTTTGTTGCATTTTAATCGTTCAATTGAATTGTGAAAtacaacaaatttaaataattattattttatattactatattatattataaactATTATCAGGgcggcatggcatagtgggtagagcggccgtgccagaaacctgagggttgcaggttcgctccccgccttaaaaacgctgccgttgtgtctttgggcaggacacttcccccttgcccccagtgccgctcacactggtgaatgaatggtaaatgacaggtggtggtcggaggggccgggCCGTAGgcacaaactggcagccacgcttccggaAGTCagtcagggcagctgtggctacgaaagtaccttaccaccaccaggtgtgaatgaatgattggttctcacttctctgtgaagcgctttgagtgtgtagaaaagcgctatataaatgtaatccattattattattattattattattattatgagtgtgaatgttgtctgtctatttgtgttggccctgcaataagcgcagctgcgataggctcctGCACACTAAAAATGTTGGGTCAAAAAATAAcctaattttaacccaactgctggttcagaaaaggacaaaccccttattttagttattttaactcagcatttgggttaatttttttaatccaacttttgcgttgaattatttaaccaaaaagttgagttatgataacttaatattgggttattcccaaccaaactattgggttgaatcattgaacccaaaagttgagttattctaactcaatgttgggtgattgtaaataagattaatccataataaaattcccttaaagaaaaaagtaactttttaataaaaaaaaaaaaaaaaaaaagccctttacccaaaaatgcattacttgttgaaaaacaacccaaaaatagttcataattttgaaaacccagaaatgttgTCAAAATAATATCCTTATAACCCAAAATATGatttgctcttcataaaaataacccaacactagcaactcataaattgggttatcaaaataacccagcattttttagtgtgtggttatgtttttatgtgatttccacgcacacacaaaaaaatgctcattcaacaaataaaaacacaccGATTGCAAATAACACGTGTCCCAGGACCAAAGAACTAGAAAGGAGGACGAGTGATTCTGAAAGTGCCTCGCGCGTCACGACCATCAGGAAATGAAACCTACAGGCCTGTGTCAAACAGGAAACAGATGAAGTCATGCCTTTGCTGTGGTTGCAAAGACTCAGCACATGATCGCTTAATTCGCATCAAGCATTGATAATGTTCAGTTCACAGCGGGTGATGATCTTCACAAGTTAGATTCTCGGGTGTTGTCGACAGAGAGATGGCAGGCCGCCTAAAGTTGCTGCTGATGATTTTCGTACCTGCAGGTAattaacttactttatttgtcctaACATTACTGCAACTACTACAAACTTTTTCTGTGTTTCAGTCTGTGGATCCATCACATTATTGGGCCATACTGGTCAAAACATCACTCTGCCATGCAAGTACGACATCAAGAGCCATAAACTAACTCCGGCGTGCTGGGGCCTAGGACCAATACCAGCGTCAGGCTGCAACGACAAGATCATCAGCACCAATGGGGTAAAAGTCCAAGGAGAAACAAACCGGTATAAGCTTCTGGGTCCAGTGAGTGGTGGCGACGTTTCCCTGACGATCCTGAATGTAACAAAGAGGGACAGCGGAATATATGGCTGCAGGGTAGAGATTTTTGGTGTGTTTAATGATGAAATACATTCCATCCATCTTATTGTAAATGAAGGTGAGAAACACAAAACACGTACCACACCTTTTGAATGAAAAATGCACTTGCATGGGAAAGTGCCACAGCACATTCAGCAGATGGtgctgtttttctttattttcatagtggAAACACAATCCATTCTGTGACGCTTGATGACTTCAAGGTTTACTATTATGTAACTTTATTATCACGC carries:
- the LOC133607731 gene encoding hepatitis A virus cellular receptor 1-like isoform X1, with the protein product MAGRLKLLLMIFVPAVCGSITLLGHTGQNITLPCKYDIKSHKLTPACWGLGPIPASGCNDKIISTNGVKVQGETNRYKLLGPVSGGDVSLTILNVTKRDSGIYGCRVEIFGVFNDEIHSIHLIVNEAPQMTSTTLKTGMSAEKMAAGVTAVNVISTETSFFYSSTETLYTSTQTNVPAILFGVVIVVLVTAVVIAIIVGIHWRKLVKIRQQPPDGVSVRLSSSSSSLHLYYQASALENIYQMDDGEYDYLP
- the LOC133607731 gene encoding hepatitis A virus cellular receptor 2-like isoform X2, which translates into the protein MAGRLKLLLMIFVPAVCGSITLLGHTGQNITLPCKYDIKSHKLTPACWGLGPIPASGCNDKIISTNGVKVQGETNRYKLLGPVSGGDVSLTILNVTKRDSGIYGCRVEIFGVFNDEIHSIHLIVNEAPQMTSTTLKTGMSAEKMAAGVTAGDSVRGGDRCLGHGCCHRHYCIHWRKLVKIRQQPPDGVSVRLSSSSSSLHLYYQASALENIYQMDDGEYDYLP
- the LOC133607731 gene encoding hepatitis A virus cellular receptor 1 homolog isoform X3; the protein is MAGRLKLLLMIFVPAVCGSITLLGHTGQNITLPCKYDIKSHKLTPACWGLGPIPASGCNDKIISTNGVKVQGETNRYKLLGPVSGGDVSLTILNVTKRDSGIYGCRVEIFGVFNDEIHSIHLIVNEAPQMTSTTLKTGMSAEKMAAGVTAGDSVRGGDRCLGHGCCHRHYCRHSLEETSQNPPATTRWSFCEAKLFFVVPASLLSSFSVGKHLPDG
- the LOC133607731 gene encoding T-cell immunoglobulin and mucin domain-containing protein 4-like isoform X4, which codes for MAGRLKLLLMIFVPAVCGSITLLGHTGQNITLPCKYDIKSHKLTPACWGLGPIPASGCNDKIISTNGVKVQGETNRYKLLGPVSGGDVSLTILNVTKRDSGIYGCRVEIFGVFNDEIHSIHLIVNEAPQMTSTTLKTGMSAEKMAAGVTAVNVISTETSFFYSSTETLYTSTQTNVPAILFGVVIVVLVTAVVIAIIAFIGGN
- the LOC133607156 gene encoding hepatitis A virus cellular receptor 1-like; translation: MLLLHLYAFTCVVVVAAGSVETVVGLAGRRVALPCRVEAAKQRGVHVCWGKGTPSLFSCQNMLVNTAGERMTYKSSYRYSVSVSSSAVSYLSIFNVRPSDSGFYHCRVQLPGFFNDKTFTVLLIVIKPSGNLHAPQTTKRSDVTESVTLHKEETTGPLVARVGSSVQQSNFNNLHTFLGHTIRMAFIIFIPAVLLTAAYRIWRSNQKVWTDRSMSQSEEKEENL